A single region of the Silene latifolia isolate original U9 population chromosome 8, ASM4854445v1, whole genome shotgun sequence genome encodes:
- the LOC141597533 gene encoding F-box protein CPR1-like, translated as MSILASCEFFLLVDFSGIVGLVLLNPSTGRYYKIPYPPSYDSGTEHYGIYLDDAKNDYKVVRIIQNGEMNMEVRVYSLRTNKWRLIERTVEKCYAWCSVVIGHLLHIVFSLEYTNSKKRIGCFDILAEKWITDVPMPEINVNKWIKLAVLDGLLCVITVDSIWVMKEYGVKDSWFKLISIISDEIWDTPIAFRKGSQNEVFCLQYRNSKLECIWYNVREKKATTATLNGVLPKATNIYICKGSLVDFPGGRNMKLH; from the coding sequence ATGTCCATCCTCGCCTCTTGCGAATTTTTCCTATTGGTAGACTTCTCTGGCATCGTTGGCCTCGTCTTGCTGAATCCATCTACAGGTAGGTATTACAAAATTCCTTACCCTCCTTCTTACGATAGTGGCACTGAACACTATGGGATATATCTCGACGACGCCAAGAATGACTATAAAGTTGTTAGAATAATTCAAAACGGTGAAATGAACATGGAAGTAAGGGTTTATAGTCTCAGAACTAACAAGTGGAGATTAATTGAGCGAACGGTGGAGAAATGTTACGCATGGTGCAGTGTCGTAATCGGACATTTACTCCATATAGTTTTCTCACTTGAGTATACCAATTCCAAAAAGAGAATCGGTTGTTTCGACATACTTGCTGAAAAGTGGATTACTGATGTTCCAATGCCTGAAATAAATGTCAATAAATGGATCAAGTTAGCCGTACTTGACGGGTTACTATGTGTTATAACAGTGGACAGTATATGGGTTATGAAAGAGTATGGCGTTAAAGATTCTTGGTTCAAATTAATTAGCATCATTTCTGACGAAATTTGGGATACTCCAATTGCTTTCCGCAAAGGATCACAAAACGAGGTATTTTGTTTACAATATCGAAATTCTAAGTTGGAATGTATTTGGTACAACGTTAGAGAAAAGAAAGCTACTACGGCTACACTCAATGGAGTTCTTCCTAAAGCGACTAATATATATATTTGCAAAGGAAGCCTTGTCGATTTTCCTGGTGGCCGAAACATGAAACTACATTAG